The Dokdonia sp. 4H-3-7-5 genomic interval TTTCTCTAACGGAAATTAATTTTTTGTCCTTCTTTTCACGGACAAATTCAAAATTCAAATTAGCTATAGTGGATATAATAGTTTCCTCATCAATTTCAAAGTCATAGCCAGTTTTAATAATTTTTTGAAATTCTTCAAATTGTAAGGAACCGAATTTTATAAGCTCATGTATAAGTATACTTTCAGTTATCCGCTTTCCATTATTTATTTCTTTAGAAAATAATTCTAGTAATTTCACTGCTTTACTCGAAATACTTCCTTTTAATTCCTTGTTCACTTTAATCGCGAAATTATAATAGGATTTGGCATAATCAACAAACCAGTAAGGGTCTCTAGAACTTTGTTCAACAAAGTCCATCATAAATGGTTCTCTACCTAGTCTAAACTTCAACAAATCATAATCATTTCGTAAATCAGTAAAGCGCTTTAATTTCGCATTATCAATTGATTTAAAAATTTTTTCTTTTGATATTCTATCAAAATTAATTGTTGATGTTCCAGGAATCATTCGACTTCCATCAGATAATAATTTTCTTATTGAATCTTTGTTATAAGAAGTATCACCATATAAAGCTATTGGTATTAAATAATTGTTAGTGTAATTACCAATAAAGTCAATTATTGTAACATAACTCTTACCTATTGTTTTTCTTAATCCCCTTCCTAATTGTTGAATAAAGATTATTGAAGAATTAGTTGGCCTCATCATAATTATCTGATTGACCCTTGGAATGTCTATACCTTCATTAAAGATATCTACAGTCAAAATGTATTCAATCTTATCATTTAAATCTTCGGATTCTAATTTTCTAATTGCTTCAGCCCTTTCTTCTTCTGAATTGTCACCAGTCAGTGCGATAGTCTTCAAACCTTTAAGATTAAGCTTTAATGATAAAGCTTGTGCTTCATCTTTTCTTGAGCAAAAGATTAATCCTCTTGTTACTCCATTATCAGTTCCGTATAAATTAGCATTAGTAACTATCTTATCAACGCGTTCATCCGCAGTTAATAAATTAAAATCGCTTTTATCATCAAGCGCATTTCCATTAATATTTATGTCAGTTACTCCATAGTAATGAAATGGACTTAACATCTCTTCCTCCATTGCTCTATTCAATCTTATTTCATAGGCAATATTATGATTAAAAAGACTAAAAATATCATTCCCATCGGTGCGTTCGGGAGTAGCTGTCATACCCAGTAAAAACTTAGGATTAAAATATTCGATAAGTCTCAAATAAGAATTTGCTCCGGAACGATGACTTTCATCAATTACTATGTAATCAAAATAATTCTTATCAAACTGTTCAAGATTTGATTGTTTAGAAATTGTTTGTACTGTTGAAAAAAGGAAGTCTTTATCGAGTTCTTTAATATTTCCTGAATAAAGCCCCATGCTCTTAAAGTTTTTAAAGACAGATTTGAATGTCTTCATTGCCTTTTTAGCAATATTTTGTCTGTGGACGACAAACAAAAGTCTTTTAGGATTAAATTGCTTTGAGTCAAAAGCTGATAAGTAAGTTTTACCTGTGCCGGTTGCAGATATTAATAACGCTTTAGTTTCTTGTCGATTTCGAAGATTAGATAAGTTATATAAAGCTTCCATTTGCATGGAATTAGGTTTGATTTCTTCTAATGTTTGTACAGATGAAGTTTTAAAATTTAATAATTTCTGTGCGTTATATATTTCAGAATACTTTTCGATGAACTTTTCTGTAACTAATTCACCATTGTCGAAATCCGATTCAAATTCTCCAATAACTTTATCTACAATATCACTAGAATGTAATGCCGAGACCTTAAGATTCCATTCTTTATTTTTTGATAACGCGGTATCTGTTAAATTACTACTACCTATAATTAAGTTATAATAATCTATTGTTTTAAAAAGATACCCCTTAGAATGCGAATTACCATGAGTTGAAATTCTCAGCTCAATATTTTTAAATTTCAAAAGCTTTCTTAAAGCCTCGGGTTGAGTAAAATTTAAATATTGAGACACTATAACTTTCCCCTGTATCCCTTTTTCTTCAGCATAGATTAAACTATTCATTAAAGACGCGACACCACCAGTAGTTACAAAAGCTACTGAAATAAAAAAAGATTCACACCTCTCTAGTTCAGAGGTTATAGAAGTTAAAACCTTGGTTCTTGGATTCTTCCGATTAACTAATAATTCTGGTTGATAAAGTAATTCAGATTTTGATTTTTTATCAATAAAGCCAGTGTGAATACTGTTTTTAAAATCTTCTATTTTAAATTTAGTCATTCATTATAAGTTTTTGCACTATCGGGATATCTGCTGCTGCCCAATCCAATGAATTTAATTTATCAAGAATTAACCATTCAGCTGAAATGTGCTCTTTTAAACTAATTTCCTTGGTTTGGACTTTACAAATGTAACTGTGCATTTTTATTTCAAAATCTGGATATTGGTGATTGATAGTTAAAAATAAGTCTCCGATGGAAGGTTCAATTTCTAATTCTTCTATAAGCTCTCTTTTCAAAGCTTCAATATTCGTTTCTCCAAATTCTATTTTTCCTCCTGGAAATTCAAATTTTTCAGAAATATAAGTTAGTTTATTTTTAGGACGTTGTAAACAAAGAATTTCCTCGCCATACTTAATTATAGCAGCGACAACTTCTATTTTTTTCATTTATAATCTTGAATTTGTATTAATCAAAAGAATTGAAATAACCAAAATCTGAAATTTTCATTATTTTAATTCTCGAACAATTTACTAAAGACGAGGTTAATTATATAGAAATAATCAGGTATAATAAATTAATAATCCTACAACATATTTAGTTCCTAAAACCTTAACAAATATCAATTTCAAAAATTAAATTATCCAACTTATTTAATATTCCCCTGAATAAAAGACTTGTTTATTAATTGATATGTGAAATTCAATAAAAAATCTAATTTGCCAACCTCCCACCCCATCCCCACCAAAACCATATCTTTGAGTAAAACACCACCACCACTCAACCTATGGACGCCAAACCGCAAAAACATTCCATCACCTACATCCTATTGCTCATACTAGCGGGAGAGGCGGTTTTTATATTGCCGTTTGTACTGGCTAGGGTTTTTAGGGCGACGGTGCTTGATGTATTTGAAATAAACAACACAGAGCTTGGTTTTTGCTTTTCTATTTATGGTCTGGTGGCGCTGGTATCTTATCTTTTTGGTGGTCCGCTGGCAGATAAGTTTCCTCCTCGTAAGTTAATGGGGGTGGCGCTTGTACTCACCGCCCTGGGCGGACTGGTATATGCCAATAATCCCTCGCTAGTTACTTTGCAAGTGCTGTATGGCTTTTGGGGCTTTACGACTATTTTCTTGTTTTGGGCAGCGATGATTAAAGCTACGCGTGTTTGGGGTGGTGAGAAAAGCCAAGGGAAAGCCTTCGGCTTTCTAGATGGTGGTCGCGGCCTTGTAGGTGCGTTATTTGGAGCATTGGGTGTGCTTATTTTTTCGTTGTTTGCTCCGGAAAATGGAAGCGAGCTATCACCAGAACAGCAAGCGGAGGCATTTACTTCTGTCATCTATTATTCTTCTGCCATTGTAGCAATTATTGGAGTTCTTGTGTTTTTCTTTCTTAAAAGTGATGTAGCAGCTGAGGAAATAAACAAGGAAAAAATTACTTTGAACACCATAAAAACGGTACTCAAACTTCCCTCTGTTCCCTTATTAATGATTATTATTTTATGTGCCTATGTGGGCTACAAAATCACAGATATCTTCTCGCTATACGCAAATGTAGTCATGGGATACAATGAGGTGGACGCTGCCAAAACGGGTACTTTCTTACTCTTTATTCGTCCCGTAGTAGGCGTGGTAATTGGTTTTCTAGCAGATAGATCTAGAGCGTCTGTATACTTGATGATAGGTTTTGTGCTGTCTGTTCTTGGCGCCATATTATTTGCTTCGGGAGTGCTTCATGAAGGAACTACGCTACTATTCTTTCTCTCTATCATTATCACAGCCGTAGGTGTGTATGCTGCGCGGGTACTGTACTTTGCAGTGATGAAGGAAGGAAATATTCCGTTGTATCTAACGGGTACTGCTGTGGGCGTTATTTCATTTATAGGCTACACACCAGATATTTTTGCAGGACCTATGATTGGCTACTTTTTAGACGGGATGCCTGGTCGTGCGGGTCACGAGGCTGTTTTTTGGTTACTCGCTGCGTTTTCGGCAGTT includes:
- a CDS encoding (deoxy)nucleoside triphosphate pyrophosphohydrolase, with the protein product MKKIEVVAAIIKYGEEILCLQRPKNKLTYISEKFEFPGGKIEFGETNIEALKRELIEELEIEPSIGDLFLTINHQYPDFEIKMHSYICKVQTKEISLKEHISAEWLILDKLNSLDWAAADIPIVQKLIMND
- a CDS encoding MFS transporter, which encodes MDAKPQKHSITYILLLILAGEAVFILPFVLARVFRATVLDVFEINNTELGFCFSIYGLVALVSYLFGGPLADKFPPRKLMGVALVLTALGGLVYANNPSLVTLQVLYGFWGFTTIFLFWAAMIKATRVWGGEKSQGKAFGFLDGGRGLVGALFGALGVLIFSLFAPENGSELSPEQQAEAFTSVIYYSSAIVAIIGVLVFFFLKSDVAAEEINKEKITLNTIKTVLKLPSVPLLMIIILCAYVGYKITDIFSLYANVVMGYNEVDAAKTGTFLLFIRPVVGVVIGFLADRSRASVYLMIGFVLSVLGAILFASGVLHEGTTLLFFLSIIITAVGVYAARVLYFAVMKEGNIPLYLTGTAVGVISFIGYTPDIFAGPMIGYFLDGMPGRAGHEAVFWLLAAFSAVGLGASVLFYRFSLRNDKA
- a CDS encoding DUF3427 domain-containing protein, whose product is MTKFKIEDFKNSIHTGFIDKKSKSELLYQPELLVNRKNPRTKVLTSITSELERCESFFISVAFVTTGGVASLMNSLIYAEEKGIQGKVIVSQYLNFTQPEALRKLLKFKNIELRISTHGNSHSKGYLFKTIDYYNLIIGSSNLTDTALSKNKEWNLKVSALHSSDIVDKVIGEFESDFDNGELVTEKFIEKYSEIYNAQKLLNFKTSSVQTLEEIKPNSMQMEALYNLSNLRNRQETKALLISATGTGKTYLSAFDSKQFNPKRLLFVVHRQNIAKKAMKTFKSVFKNFKSMGLYSGNIKELDKDFLFSTVQTISKQSNLEQFDKNYFDYIVIDESHRSGANSYLRLIEYFNPKFLLGMTATPERTDGNDIFSLFNHNIAYEIRLNRAMEEEMLSPFHYYGVTDININGNALDDKSDFNLLTADERVDKIVTNANLYGTDNGVTRGLIFCSRKDEAQALSLKLNLKGLKTIALTGDNSEEERAEAIRKLESEDLNDKIEYILTVDIFNEGIDIPRVNQIIMMRPTNSSIIFIQQLGRGLRKTIGKSYVTIIDFIGNYTNNYLIPIALYGDTSYNKDSIRKLLSDGSRMIPGTSTINFDRISKEKIFKSIDNAKLKRFTDLRNDYDLLKFRLGREPFMMDFVEQSSRDPYWFVDYAKSYYNFAIKVNKELKGSISSKAVKLLELFSKEINNGKRITESILIHELIKFGSLQFEEFQKIIKTGYDFEIDEETIISTIANLNFEFVREKKDKKLISVREIYNLNIIDIKSGVISIAPEFSEMLEQQDFRQYFLDSVKYSIDTFNRNFKIEDWRNGFILYKKYSRKDVFRILNVNENPVPQNVGGYLVSPNDEHCPIFVNYHKEDNISESTKYEDEFVNNKEFNWMSKSNRKLESKDVLSILGKRDNKEIRLPLFIKKSNDESTEFYFMGDVMPIHDLVEQTTMKNDSGKDVPVVKIRFELKDSVPENIYRYITESNVSNNTSTSSEADNVKQITNYEENKSSIYQIPLYNFYAAAGSFSEMQSEKEYSMFETNEEYSDDYFACTVIGESMNRRIPNGSICLFKKPSAGSRDGKILLIENFDLQDADTNSAFTVKTYNSQKTVTEEGWAHKSIILSPNSYDDRFSNIVIDEDNGENMNIIGEFIKVL